One genomic segment of Bacteroides caccae includes these proteins:
- the nrfA gene encoding ammonia-forming cytochrome c nitrite reductase: MEKKLKSWQGWLLFGGSMVVVFVLGLCVSALMERRAEVTSIFNNRKTVIKGIEARNELFKNDFPREYQTWAETAKTDFQSEFNGNVAVDVLEQRPNMVILWAGYAFSKDYSTPRGHMHAIEDITASLRTGAPVNPTDGPQPSTCWTCKSPDVPRMMEALGVDSFYNNKWGAMGAEIVNPIGCSDCHDPETMNLHISRPALIEAFQRQGKDITKATPQEMRSLVCAQCHVEYYFKGDGKYLTFPWDKGFTVEDMEAYYDEAGFYDYIHKLSRTPILKAQHPDYEIAQMGIHGQRGVSCADCHMPYKSEGGVKFSDHHIQSPLAMIDRTCQVCHRESEETLRNNVYERQRKANEIRNRLEQELAKAHIEAKYAWDNGATEEQMKNVLALIRQAQWRWDFGVASHGGAFHAPQEIQRILSHGLDRAMQARLAVSKVLAKNGFTGDVPMPDISTKGKAQQYIGLDIDAEKAAKERFLKTTVPAWLEKAKSNGRLAQK, translated from the coding sequence ATGGAAAAGAAATTAAAATCATGGCAAGGATGGCTGTTGTTCGGAGGCTCAATGGTTGTTGTTTTTGTTTTGGGACTATGCGTTTCTGCATTAATGGAGAGGCGGGCGGAAGTAACTAGTATCTTTAATAATCGCAAGACTGTCATCAAAGGGATTGAAGCACGCAACGAACTCTTTAAGAATGATTTCCCTCGTGAATATCAGACTTGGGCGGAAACTGCAAAAACAGATTTCCAAAGTGAGTTTAATGGAAATGTTGCCGTTGATGTACTGGAACAACGTCCTAATATGGTAATACTTTGGGCGGGATATGCTTTCTCGAAAGATTATTCCACTCCGCGCGGACATATGCATGCTATCGAAGATATCACGGCTTCGCTTCGTACCGGAGCACCTGTGAATCCTACCGACGGTCCTCAACCGTCTACTTGCTGGACCTGCAAGAGCCCGGATGTTCCCCGTATGATGGAAGCATTGGGCGTTGATTCTTTCTATAACAATAAGTGGGGCGCCATGGGTGCGGAAATTGTGAACCCGATCGGTTGTTCCGATTGCCACGATCCGGAAACGATGAATCTTCATATCAGCCGTCCGGCTTTGATTGAAGCGTTCCAACGTCAAGGCAAGGATATCACAAAGGCTACTCCACAGGAAATGCGTTCGCTCGTATGTGCGCAATGTCACGTAGAATATTACTTCAAGGGTGACGGCAAATACCTGACTTTCCCTTGGGATAAAGGCTTTACTGTGGAAGATATGGAAGCCTATTATGATGAAGCCGGTTTTTATGATTATATTCATAAATTGAGCCGTACCCCGATTTTGAAAGCACAGCATCCGGATTACGAAATTGCTCAAATGGGTATTCACGGTCAGAGAGGTGTCTCTTGTGCCGATTGCCACATGCCTTATAAGAGTGAAGGCGGTGTGAAATTCAGCGACCACCATATCCAGAGTCCGTTGGCAATGATTGACCGTACTTGTCAGGTCTGTCACCGTGAAAGCGAAGAAACATTGCGTAATAACGTTTATGAACGTCAACGCAAAGCGAATGAAATCCGTAACCGTTTGGAGCAGGAGTTGGCAAAAGCGCATATCGAAGCTAAATATGCCTGGGATAATGGGGCGACAGAAGAGCAAATGAAAAATGTGCTTGCTCTGATTCGTCAGGCGCAGTGGCGTTGGGATTTCGGAGTGGCTTCCCACGGAGGTGCTTTTCATGCGCCGCAGGAAATTCAGAGAATCCTTTCTCATGGGCTCGATCGTGCTATGCAGGCCCGTTTAGCTGTATCTAAGGTGCTTGCGAAGAATGGATTTACCGGAGATGTGCCGATGCCTGATATTTCCACTAAAGGAAAGGCACAGCAATATATCGGTCTGGATATCGACGCGGAAAAAGCGGCCAAGGAGAGATTTCTGAAAACGACTGTTCCGGCTTGGTTGGAGAAAGCGAAATCAAATGGTCGTCTGGCACAAAAATAA
- the nrfH gene encoding cytochrome c nitrite reductase small subunit: protein MIKLPIINRIFPSYKSKIIAVIVTGVIVGGGVLFMYMLRAHTYLGDDPAACVNCHIMSPYYATWFHSSHARDATCNDCHVPHENAVKKWTFKGIDGMKHVAAFLTKSEPQVIQAHEASSQVIMNNCIRCHTQLNTEFVKTGKIDYMLSQVGEGKACWDCHRDVPHGGKNSLSTAPGAIVPLPESPVPEWLQKMIDNKE, encoded by the coding sequence ATGATAAAGTTGCCAATTATAAATCGAATTTTTCCTTCGTACAAATCGAAGATAATAGCTGTCATTGTTACCGGCGTTATCGTGGGCGGAGGAGTTTTATTTATGTATATGCTTCGGGCACATACATATTTGGGAGATGATCCGGCAGCATGTGTGAATTGCCATATCATGTCTCCTTATTATGCAACCTGGTTTCATAGTTCGCATGCCCGGGATGCTACTTGTAATGACTGTCATGTTCCTCACGAAAACGCGGTAAAGAAGTGGACATTCAAGGGGATTGACGGAATGAAGCACGTAGCGGCGTTTCTCACGAAAAGTGAGCCGCAGGTGATACAGGCACACGAAGCCAGTTCGCAAGTGATTATGAATAACTGTATCCGTTGCCATACACAACTGAATACGGAGTTTGTGAAGACGGGAAAGATAGATTATATGCTGTCGCAAGTAGGAGAAGGAAAGGCTTGTTGGGATTGTCACCGCGATGTCCCTCATGGCGGGAAGAACTCGCTGTCTACGGCTCCGGGAGCTATTGTACCGCTTCCCGAATCGCCCGTGCCGGAATGGCTCCAAAAAATGATAGATAATAAAGAATAA
- a CDS encoding DUF4625 domain-containing protein produces the protein MRIKLYLPIISLLAMSVFVFISCDDSDSDTTKPVIELHEPEEGQALKIGSEYGVHFEMDLSDDVMLKSYMIEIHSNFDHHSHGKSRGAGETIDFSFNKSYDISGKKTVHIHHHDIMIPKDATPGDYHLMVYCTDAAGNETYVARNIELSNDVEEEYHHHE, from the coding sequence ATGAGAATTAAATTATATCTCCCGATAATCAGCCTTTTGGCAATGTCTGTTTTTGTATTTATCTCTTGTGACGATTCGGATAGTGATACCACTAAGCCGGTGATTGAACTGCACGAACCCGAAGAAGGGCAAGCGCTGAAAATAGGAAGTGAATACGGCGTGCATTTTGAAATGGATCTGTCGGACGACGTGATGTTGAAGTCGTATATGATTGAAATACACAGCAACTTCGATCACCATTCGCATGGAAAAAGCAGGGGGGCCGGAGAAACCATCGATTTCAGCTTCAACAAGTCTTATGATATTTCCGGAAAGAAAACGGTACATATTCATCATCATGATATTATGATTCCGAAGGATGCAACTCCGGGAGATTATCATTTAATGGTTTATTGCACGGACGCTGCAGGAAACGAGACGTATGTTGCCCGTAATATCGAATTGAGTAACGATGTAGAAGAAGAATATCATCATCATGAATAG